Proteins from a genomic interval of Croceicoccus naphthovorans:
- a CDS encoding sensor histidine kinase: protein MTLDDRLRTVLEVAADSDGSARAQYRQLVDLLGSGKTVADGSLIAAAFLRLGALARRIPAGERAAILADPALRLRSPPLVAQLCEGEQPVADAAIDAADLDEDGWTVLTSVLDDRLQARVRNARLKGRARQGENKPPLLMQRTAHRSSILDDLTPSAPMPSRLPKAEPAQPKTPELHDISDIVARIERFRLKRREQAVDEALGKPREEEPLELTDAIEPEAAAPPIAAREVDCMISPEGRINWADRLAPMLSGLILSASGDAAARLDEATATALRRQQAVRGGKVTIAASPVISGEWRLDAAPNFDPVGRFLGHHARLTRRLDTETDARGTLVRQALHELRTPINALQGFSEIIQQQLFGPVPHQYRALAAGIAGETAALLAGLDEVDRLVRLRLGNRKLAEGETALGPLVASLAEQVRPMLGSRGALLVGQWADPDVVVSVARAELERSFWRVLAVAAAAAGDGDRVAMGLTAQDDRATLSISLPAALAAMDDEALYGASAKDERSLAVGLLGRGFALRLAAAEARAAGGSLERQDDALIFTLPCHNAEAESHSEVAA from the coding sequence TGGTCGACTTGCTTGGCAGCGGCAAGACCGTTGCCGACGGCTCTCTGATCGCCGCCGCGTTCCTTCGGCTGGGCGCACTGGCGCGCCGCATCCCGGCCGGCGAACGCGCGGCGATCCTTGCCGATCCGGCCCTGCGCCTTCGCTCCCCACCGCTTGTGGCCCAACTGTGCGAGGGCGAGCAGCCAGTGGCCGACGCCGCCATCGATGCCGCCGATCTAGACGAAGACGGCTGGACGGTGCTGACCAGCGTGCTGGACGACAGGTTGCAGGCGCGTGTGCGCAATGCCCGGTTGAAGGGCCGTGCGCGCCAGGGAGAGAACAAGCCGCCACTCCTGATGCAGCGCACCGCGCACCGAAGCTCGATCCTCGACGACCTGACGCCAAGCGCGCCGATGCCCAGCCGCCTGCCCAAGGCCGAGCCTGCCCAACCGAAAACGCCAGAGTTGCACGACATTTCCGACATCGTCGCGCGCATCGAACGCTTTCGCCTGAAACGCCGCGAACAGGCAGTAGACGAGGCATTGGGCAAACCGCGCGAGGAAGAGCCACTGGAACTGACCGACGCGATCGAGCCGGAGGCCGCCGCTCCGCCGATCGCCGCGCGCGAAGTGGACTGCATGATTTCGCCAGAGGGCCGGATCAACTGGGCCGACCGCCTCGCCCCGATGCTATCGGGCCTGATCCTCTCGGCATCCGGCGACGCCGCCGCGCGTCTGGACGAGGCGACTGCCACGGCACTGCGCCGCCAACAGGCCGTGCGCGGCGGCAAGGTCACGATTGCCGCATCCCCGGTCATATCGGGCGAATGGCGGCTTGATGCCGCGCCCAATTTCGATCCGGTGGGCCGCTTCCTTGGCCACCATGCCCGTCTGACCCGCAGGCTGGACACAGAGACCGACGCACGCGGCACGCTGGTGCGACAGGCGCTGCATGAACTGCGCACGCCGATAAACGCGTTGCAGGGTTTTTCGGAGATCATTCAGCAGCAGCTGTTCGGCCCCGTTCCGCACCAATACCGCGCACTGGCCGCCGGGATCGCGGGCGAGACGGCTGCGCTGCTGGCCGGATTGGACGAGGTGGACCGGCTGGTCCGGCTGCGGCTGGGCAATCGCAAGTTGGCGGAGGGTGAGACCGCGCTTGGTCCCCTCGTTGCCTCGCTGGCCGAACAGGTCCGCCCAATGCTGGGATCGCGCGGCGCGCTTCTGGTCGGGCAGTGGGCCGATCCCGATGTCGTCGTCTCTGTCGCCCGCGCGGAACTGGAACGCAGCTTCTGGCGCGTCCTCGCCGTCGCGGCGGCGGCAGCTGGCGACGGAGATCGCGTGGCGATGGGCCTGACCGCGCAGGACGACCGCGCAACGCTGTCGATTTCGCTTCCCGCTGCGCTGGCGGCGATGGACGACGAAGCGCTCTACGGTGCCTCGGCCAAGGACGAACGGTCGCTGGCCGTCGGTCTGCTCGGTCGCGGCTTCGCCTTGCGGCTGGCGGCGGCAGAGGCCCGCGCGGCTGGCGGCTCGCTGGAACGGCAAGACGATGCGCTGATCTTTACGCTGCCCTGCCACAATGCAGAGGCCGAATCTCACAGCGAAGTAGCGGCCTGA
- a CDS encoding copper resistance protein B produces MRWLAFMLLVGTATPAVAQDHSGHAMPDAQPSAQTECEAEAARHRAMGHPVAEGACAPAAQPAEPVPADRTDGHSGMDHSGMDHSVMDHSAMDHGQMHGMDQSAMEDMDHSAMGHESMQSHEEASMDHRTKDHGTMDHGAMDMTPIPQGPPPASAGSGPPRAADAIWGAEAMRASRSALRKENGGMTVFWFQGDRAEYRVREGGDGYLWDVQGYYGGDLDKFWFKSEGEGTFGESPESAEIQAMWSHAIGPWWDLQAGVRQDLTGPRRTHAAIGVQGLAPYMFEVDAAAFLSTKGDLTARIEAELDQRVTQRLILQPRAELSLSAQDVPELGIGAGLDSIELGLRLRYEFAREFAPYVGIEQEWKLDQSADYARIAGEDPSVTNYVVGVRFWF; encoded by the coding sequence ATGCGCTGGCTCGCCTTCATGCTCCTTGTGGGCACTGCCACCCCCGCTGTCGCGCAGGATCATTCGGGCCACGCAATGCCTGACGCGCAACCATCCGCCCAGACCGAATGCGAGGCGGAGGCCGCGCGTCATCGTGCCATGGGCCATCCGGTAGCCGAGGGGGCTTGCGCGCCGGCGGCGCAACCGGCCGAACCCGTCCCCGCCGATCGGACTGATGGCCATTCCGGCATGGACCACTCCGGCATGGACCATTCCGTGATGGACCATTCGGCGATGGATCATGGCCAGATGCACGGGATGGACCAATCCGCCATGGAAGACATGGACCATTCCGCGATGGGCCACGAAAGTATGCAATCGCATGAAGAAGCGTCCATGGATCACCGTACCAAGGATCACGGTACCATGGATCATGGCGCGATGGACATGACGCCAATTCCGCAAGGTCCGCCTCCCGCTTCGGCGGGATCGGGACCGCCACGCGCCGCCGACGCGATCTGGGGCGCCGAAGCCATGCGAGCCTCGCGTAGCGCTCTGCGTAAAGAGAATGGCGGGATGACCGTGTTCTGGTTCCAAGGCGACCGCGCCGAATATCGCGTGCGGGAAGGCGGCGATGGCTACTTGTGGGACGTACAGGGCTATTACGGCGGCGACCTCGACAAGTTCTGGTTCAAGAGCGAGGGCGAGGGCACGTTCGGCGAAAGCCCCGAGTCCGCCGAAATCCAGGCCATGTGGAGCCATGCGATCGGGCCTTGGTGGGACTTGCAGGCCGGTGTCCGGCAGGATTTGACCGGCCCCAGGCGCACGCATGCCGCCATCGGCGTACAGGGTCTGGCGCCTTACATGTTCGAGGTTGACGCGGCTGCATTCCTCTCGACCAAAGGCGACCTGACCGCGCGGATCGAGGCCGAGCTGGACCAACGCGTCACCCAGCGCCTCATCCTGCAGCCGCGCGCCGAACTGAGCCTGTCTGCGCAAGATGTCCCGGAGCTGGGGATTGGGGCTGGTCTCGATTCGATCGAACTGGGATTGCGGCTGCGCTATGAATTTGCGCGCGAGTTCGCTCCCTATGTTGGCATCGAACAGGAATGGAAATTGGACCAAAGCGCGGACTATGCCCGCATTGCGGGCGAAGACCCGAGCGTGACGAACTACGTTGTCGGCGTGCGGTTCTGGTTTTGA
- a CDS encoding copper resistance system multicopper oxidase translates to MSELLVSRRRLLGAGALGAGAMAMPAWARGADLHSESIRPGFDEVSGRDIALTIGEGSRVVQGRRGHAVAVNGSVPGPLVRLREGQPVRLAVTNTLDEDSSIHWHGLLLPFQFDGVPGVSFAGIKPGETFVYDIPALRQHGTYWWHSHSGLQEQAGHYGPIVVEPAGTDPVQVDRDYVLLLSEFTPLHPHTILDKLKKGEGYFNRQQNTWTDDYPLSGEDRRMWARMRMMATDILDVTGSTYTYLANGRGPEEGLEFLFNPGERVRLRVINGSGMTFFNVRIPGAKFWVVAADGQNVRPVEVEEFQIGTAETYDIVVEPTGEARTIVAESMDRSGMAVATLASRPGARAAVPALRDPPLLTMADMGMNHGGDGMTGMDHSAMGHDMPSHGAASETTGGMDMGGMNMRDTSLLPPDVKVGPGIDMVSMNPVDRMGDPGLGLDKVAHRVLTYKDLVALAPNDDLRRPTRQMEIHLTGNMERYMWSFDGKKFTAVSDDPIRFAYNERVRVKLVNDTMMAHPIHLHGHFFELVNGAPADRQPQKHTVIVQPGGSAMFDLTADEEGDWAFHCHLLYHMHSGMFQIVTVAPRGNQGDVKRVGED, encoded by the coding sequence ATGTCCGAATTGCTGGTTTCACGTCGCCGATTGCTAGGAGCCGGGGCGCTTGGTGCGGGCGCCATGGCCATGCCCGCCTGGGCTCGCGGCGCCGATCTGCACAGCGAATCGATCCGACCGGGCTTTGACGAGGTCTCTGGCCGCGACATCGCGCTGACAATCGGCGAAGGATCGCGTGTCGTTCAGGGGCGCCGCGGGCACGCGGTTGCCGTCAACGGCAGCGTGCCGGGGCCGCTCGTGCGCTTGCGCGAAGGTCAGCCGGTTCGTCTGGCGGTCACGAACACGCTTGACGAAGACAGCTCTATCCATTGGCACGGGCTGCTGCTGCCATTCCAGTTCGATGGCGTTCCGGGCGTTAGCTTCGCCGGGATCAAGCCGGGCGAGACCTTCGTCTACGACATTCCCGCGCTACGCCAGCACGGCACTTACTGGTGGCATAGCCATTCGGGACTGCAGGAGCAGGCGGGCCATTATGGGCCCATCGTGGTCGAACCGGCAGGAACCGATCCTGTACAGGTTGATCGGGATTACGTCCTGCTGCTGAGCGAGTTCACCCCGCTCCATCCGCACACGATCTTGGACAAGCTCAAGAAGGGCGAAGGCTACTTCAATCGCCAGCAGAATACCTGGACCGACGATTATCCGTTGTCGGGCGAGGATCGGCGCATGTGGGCACGCATGCGGATGATGGCCACCGACATCTTGGATGTGACCGGTTCGACATACACCTATCTTGCCAACGGACGGGGGCCGGAAGAGGGCTTGGAGTTCCTGTTCAATCCCGGCGAACGAGTGCGGCTGCGCGTGATCAACGGCAGCGGGATGACCTTCTTCAACGTCCGCATTCCCGGAGCGAAGTTCTGGGTCGTCGCCGCCGACGGCCAGAACGTGCGCCCGGTCGAAGTCGAGGAATTTCAGATCGGCACGGCGGAAACCTACGATATCGTCGTCGAGCCGACCGGCGAAGCCCGGACGATTGTTGCCGAGAGCATGGACCGGTCCGGCATGGCGGTGGCGACACTTGCTTCGCGACCCGGTGCGCGTGCAGCGGTTCCCGCGCTGCGCGATCCGCCGCTTCTGACCATGGCCGACATGGGTATGAACCACGGGGGAGATGGCATGACCGGGATGGATCATTCCGCCATGGGCCATGACATGCCTTCGCATGGCGCGGCCTCTGAAACGACGGGCGGAATGGACATGGGCGGCATGAACATGCGTGATACGTCCCTGCTACCGCCGGACGTAAAGGTCGGCCCCGGCATCGACATGGTATCGATGAACCCGGTCGATCGCATGGGGGATCCCGGACTTGGCCTCGACAAGGTTGCTCACAGGGTCCTGACCTACAAAGATCTGGTCGCGCTTGCACCGAATGACGATTTGCGCCGCCCGACCCGGCAGATGGAAATCCATCTGACCGGCAACATGGAACGCTATATGTGGTCGTTCGACGGCAAGAAGTTTACCGCCGTAAGCGATGATCCGATCCGCTTCGCCTACAACGAGCGGGTGCGCGTGAAGCTGGTCAACGATACGATGATGGCGCACCCGATCCATTTGCACGGGCACTTTTTCGAATTGGTCAACGGCGCGCCCGCCGATCGGCAGCCGCAGAAGCATACCGTGATCGTGCAGCCCGGCGGCAGTGCCATGTTCGACCTTACCGCCGATGAGGAGGGCGACTGGGCCTTCCACTGTCACCTGCTCTATCACATGCATTCGGGCATGTTTCAGATCGTGACTGTCGCGCCACGGGGCAATCAGGGCGATGTCAAGCGGGTGGGAGAAGACTGA
- a CDS encoding metal-sensitive transcriptional regulator, whose product MSATNGRIVNRLRRIEGQVRGVAQMIENDRYCIDVLNQVQAIKAALGRAESEILKRHAACCVAEAIASGDAEEQKQKFGELVDLFEKAKR is encoded by the coding sequence GTGTCAGCAACCAATGGCCGCATCGTCAACCGCCTTCGCAGGATCGAGGGGCAGGTGCGCGGAGTAGCGCAGATGATCGAGAATGATCGTTACTGCATCGACGTGCTGAATCAGGTCCAGGCGATCAAGGCTGCTCTTGGCAGGGCGGAAAGCGAAATACTCAAACGCCATGCGGCCTGCTGCGTGGCAGAGGCCATCGCCAGCGGCGATGCCGAAGAGCAAAAACAGAAGTTTGGCGAACTGGTCGACCTGTTCGAGAAGGCCAAGCGCTGA
- a CDS encoding superoxide dismutase family protein — MNKFLPAVASIALAASLAACSGSEEPAGEATAEPVAEETASELGTAELKDAEGNVVGVAMVTGTDGALNVKIDVDGLPAGTHGAHIHTTGDCSAADFTSAGGHWNPTEANHGTESEAPNPHAGDTGNIEIDENGAGTLSNTSTGTWAGLFDTDGSAFVIHADADDMKSQPSGNAGARIACGVFVKG; from the coding sequence GTGAACAAATTCCTTCCCGCCGTTGCCAGCATCGCGCTGGCCGCCTCGCTTGCCGCGTGCAGCGGTTCCGAAGAGCCTGCGGGCGAAGCCACCGCCGAACCCGTTGCCGAAGAGACCGCCAGCGAACTGGGCACCGCCGAACTGAAGGACGCCGAGGGCAATGTCGTCGGCGTGGCGATGGTCACGGGCACGGACGGTGCGTTGAACGTCAAGATCGACGTCGACGGCCTGCCCGCCGGAACGCACGGCGCGCACATCCACACCACCGGCGATTGCTCTGCAGCGGACTTCACCAGCGCCGGCGGCCACTGGAATCCCACCGAAGCCAACCACGGCACCGAAAGCGAAGCGCCCAACCCGCATGCGGGCGACACCGGCAATATCGAGATAGACGAGAATGGCGCGGGCACGCTGTCCAACACGTCGACCGGCACTTGGGCCGGGCTGTTCGACACCGACGGTTCCGCCTTCGTCATCCACGCCGACGCGGACGACATGAAGAGCCAGCCTTCGGGCAATGCAGGCGCGCGGATCGCCTGCGGGGTCTTCGTAAAGGGCTGA
- the ettA gene encoding energy-dependent translational throttle protein EttA: protein MAAQYAYVMKNMTKTFPGANKPVLNNINLQFYQGAKIGIVGPNGAGKSTLIKIMAGIDKDITGEAWAGENITVGYLEQEPELDESKTVLENVKDGARETADMVERFNQIGMEMAEEDADFDALGAEMAELQDKIDAVDGWTLDNQLEIAMEALRCPPGDWPVTDLSGGEKRRVALTRLLIQKPSILLLDEPTNHLDAESVQWLENHLKEYAGAVLMITHDRYFLDNVVEWILELDRGSYYPYEGNYSTYLEKKAKRLEQENREESGRQKALSRELEWIRQTPAARQTKSKARIRKFEELQEAQSGRKPGKAQIVIQVPERLGGKVIEAKNISKAYGDKLLFEDLSFMLPPGGIVGVIGPNGAGKSTLFKILTGKEEPDSGKVEIGETVHLGYVDQSRDHLNPKHNVWEEISDGLDYMKVNGHDVSTRAYVGAFNFKGSDQQKNVGKLSGGERNRVHMAKMLKEGGNVLLLDEPTNDLDVETLGALEEAIENFAGCAVVISHDRFFLDRLATHILAFEGNSHVEWFEGNFEAYEEDKRRRLGDAADRPTALAYKKLTR, encoded by the coding sequence ATGGCCGCCCAGTACGCATACGTCATGAAGAACATGACGAAGACCTTCCCCGGCGCGAACAAGCCGGTGCTGAACAACATCAACCTGCAATTCTATCAGGGCGCGAAGATCGGCATCGTCGGCCCCAACGGCGCGGGTAAGTCCACGCTGATCAAGATCATGGCGGGAATCGACAAGGACATCACCGGCGAGGCTTGGGCCGGTGAGAACATCACCGTCGGATACCTTGAGCAGGAGCCGGAGCTGGACGAGAGCAAGACCGTCCTGGAAAACGTGAAGGACGGCGCGCGCGAGACCGCCGACATGGTCGAACGCTTCAACCAGATCGGCATGGAAATGGCCGAGGAAGACGCCGATTTCGACGCGCTGGGCGCGGAAATGGCTGAACTGCAGGACAAGATTGACGCGGTCGACGGCTGGACGCTGGACAACCAGCTGGAAATCGCGATGGAGGCCCTGCGCTGCCCGCCGGGCGACTGGCCGGTCACCGACTTGTCGGGCGGTGAAAAGCGCCGCGTGGCGCTCACCCGCCTGCTCATTCAAAAGCCCTCGATCCTGCTGCTGGACGAACCGACCAACCACCTTGACGCGGAATCCGTGCAGTGGCTTGAAAACCACCTGAAGGAATACGCGGGCGCGGTCCTGATGATCACCCACGATCGCTACTTCCTCGACAATGTCGTCGAATGGATTCTCGAACTCGATCGCGGGTCTTACTATCCCTACGAAGGCAACTACTCGACCTACCTCGAAAAGAAGGCCAAGCGGCTGGAGCAGGAAAACCGCGAGGAATCGGGCCGCCAGAAGGCGCTGTCCCGCGAGCTTGAATGGATCCGCCAGACGCCGGCCGCGCGCCAGACCAAGTCCAAGGCACGTATCCGCAAGTTCGAGGAACTGCAGGAGGCGCAGTCCGGCCGCAAGCCCGGCAAGGCGCAGATCGTCATCCAGGTCCCGGAACGCCTTGGCGGCAAGGTGATCGAGGCCAAGAACATCTCCAAGGCCTATGGCGACAAGCTGTTGTTCGAGGACCTGTCGTTCATGCTGCCCCCCGGCGGCATCGTCGGCGTCATCGGCCCGAACGGCGCGGGCAAGTCCACGCTGTTCAAGATCCTGACCGGCAAGGAAGAGCCCGACAGCGGCAAGGTCGAGATTGGTGAGACCGTGCACCTTGGCTATGTCGACCAGAGCCGCGACCACCTGAACCCCAAGCACAATGTCTGGGAAGAGATTTCCGACGGGCTCGACTACATGAAGGTCAACGGCCACGACGTGTCGACCCGTGCCTATGTCGGCGCGTTCAATTTCAAGGGCAGTGACCAGCAGAAGAACGTCGGCAAGCTTTCCGGCGGTGAACGCAACCGCGTCCACATGGCCAAGATGCTGAAAGAAGGTGGCAACGTCCTCCTGCTCGACGAACCGACCAACGACCTCGACGTGGAAACGCTGGGTGCGCTGGAAGAGGCGATCGAGAATTTCGCCGGTTGCGCCGTGGTCATCAGCCACGACCGCTTCTTCCTCGACCGTCTGGCAACCCACATTCTTGCGTTTGAGGGCAACAGCCACGTCGAATGGTTCGAAGGCAACTTCGAAGCTTACGAGGAAGACAAGCGCCGCCGCCTTGGCGATGCAGCCGACCGTCCGACGGCACTGGCCTACAAGAAACTGACACGATAA
- a CDS encoding RcnB family protein — MLAGAPVAQAADIAPQSSVRADGTAQLADRGDRENRGNRGTRSQRSESRSDRGDRIRPTRSANNDSQRSSRSDERSGRDWNRSDRRSETAQARNYGQRGDAQRNAQRQPSVRETWERGTREIERNRTYSSNDRNRTYSGRDRNDGPRDWSRDRDGWRDRDGNRTSYRGDRDRDRDYRGRDGYRDRDRDGHRWDRRWRDNHRYDWHRYRASNRNLYRVGRYYSPYRSYNYRRLSIGFTLGSLFYSSRYWISDPWRYRLPEVYGPYRWVRYYDDVLLVDMYSGEVVDVIYDFFW, encoded by the coding sequence ATGCTCGCAGGTGCACCGGTTGCCCAAGCCGCCGACATCGCACCGCAAAGCAGCGTGCGCGCCGACGGGACCGCTCAATTGGCGGATCGTGGCGACCGTGAAAACCGTGGCAATCGCGGCACCCGAAGCCAGCGTTCGGAAAGCCGTTCCGACCGTGGCGACCGCATCCGCCCCACCCGCTCGGCCAATAACGACAGCCAACGTTCCAGCCGTTCCGACGAGAGGTCGGGCCGCGACTGGAACCGGTCTGACCGGCGCAGCGAAACCGCGCAGGCCCGCAACTATGGCCAACGTGGCGATGCACAGCGCAACGCGCAGCGTCAGCCCAGCGTGCGCGAAACGTGGGAGCGTGGCACGCGCGAGATAGAGCGCAACCGCACGTATTCCAGCAACGACCGCAATCGCACCTATTCCGGCCGCGACCGCAATGACGGTCCGCGCGACTGGAGCCGGGACCGCGACGGCTGGCGCGACCGCGACGGCAACCGCACCTCATACCGTGGCGACCGCGATCGTGATCGCGACTATCGCGGACGCGACGGCTATCGCGATCGGGATCGGGATGGCCACCGGTGGGATCGCCGCTGGCGCGACAATCACCGCTACGACTGGCACCGCTATCGCGCCAGCAACCGCAACCTCTATCGCGTGGGCCGGTATTACTCGCCCTATCGCAGCTACAACTATCGCCGGTTGAGCATCGGGTTCACGCTGGGCTCGCTGTTCTACAGCTCGCGGTACTGGATCAGCGATCCGTGGCGCTATCGCCTGCCCGAAGTCTACGGCCCCTACCGCTGGGTCCGCTATTACGACGACGTGCTGCTGGTCGATATGTACAGCGGCGAAGTGGTCGACGTGATCTACGACTTCTTCTGGTAA
- a CDS encoding cytochrome b, which produces MAIILHWLIAIAIIVNWRLAGAAEHLEGPAAAAYMNPHKALGITVLVLTVLRIVWRLVNPPPALRTDMATWERMLAKTVHALFYILLIAIPLLGWIASSSFGYGVDMFGLFQVPALPVANDPDAGKWVIGIHKALWTPMLILVALHILGALKHHFIDKDGELGRMIPGLGKR; this is translated from the coding sequence GTGGCGATAATCCTGCACTGGCTGATCGCAATCGCGATTATCGTCAACTGGCGGCTGGCCGGAGCGGCAGAGCATCTGGAGGGGCCCGCCGCCGCTGCCTATATGAACCCGCACAAGGCGCTGGGCATCACGGTGCTGGTTCTTACCGTGCTGCGTATCGTCTGGCGTCTGGTGAACCCGCCCCCGGCGCTGCGCACCGACATGGCGACGTGGGAACGCATGCTGGCCAAGACCGTGCATGCGCTTTTCTATATCCTGCTGATCGCGATTCCCTTGCTGGGCTGGATCGCCAGTTCGTCCTTCGGGTACGGGGTAGACATGTTCGGGCTGTTCCAGGTGCCCGCGCTGCCCGTGGCGAACGATCCCGATGCGGGCAAGTGGGTGATCGGCATTCACAAGGCGCTGTGGACGCCGATGCTGATCCTTGTGGCGCTGCATATCCTTGGCGCATTGAAGCATCACTTCATCGATAAGGATGGCGAGCTGGGCCGGATGATCCCGGGGCTTGGAAAGCGCTGA
- a CDS encoding prolyl hydroxylase family protein, which produces MKMAKTGRTDKQNQLEIAAMNTAVLNRLHADDTVQVLCDDGLQLFGVPEFFSPEECQRLMERIDSVARPSPTFDVDYGKGARTSYSGDLDAADPFVRMLHRRMDDLIGVEENWGETMQGQRYAVGQQFKAHHDWFDTSQKYWTGEVAMGGQRAWTLMVYLNDVEAGGATEFPKAQIAVPPQQGTLIAWSNANADGKVNMDTLHAGTPVVAGTKYVVTRWYRARPWY; this is translated from the coding sequence ATGAAAATGGCCAAGACCGGACGAACCGACAAACAGAACCAGCTGGAAATCGCCGCGATGAACACGGCGGTGCTGAACCGACTGCATGCCGACGATACGGTGCAGGTGCTTTGCGACGATGGGCTGCAATTGTTCGGCGTGCCCGAATTCTTTTCGCCAGAGGAATGTCAGCGCCTGATGGAGCGGATCGATTCGGTCGCCCGCCCTTCACCCACCTTCGATGTCGATTACGGCAAGGGCGCGCGCACCAGCTATTCGGGCGATCTCGACGCGGCCGATCCCTTCGTGCGGATGCTGCACCGACGGATGGACGACCTGATCGGGGTGGAGGAAAACTGGGGCGAGACGATGCAGGGCCAGCGCTATGCCGTGGGCCAGCAGTTCAAGGCGCATCACGACTGGTTCGACACCAGCCAGAAATACTGGACCGGCGAAGTCGCGATGGGCGGCCAGCGGGCGTGGACGCTGATGGTCTATCTGAACGATGTGGAGGCCGGCGGCGCGACCGAATTTCCCAAGGCACAGATCGCGGTACCGCCGCAGCAGGGGACGCTGATCGCGTGGAGCAATGCGAACGCCGACGGCAAGGTCAACATGGACACGCTGCACGCCGGAACGCCGGTGGTGGCGGGGACGAAATACGTGGTGACGCGCTGGTACCGCGCGCGGCCTTGGTACTAG
- a CDS encoding metallopeptidase family protein, translated as MNAGPIGGAPGIADFERLARAALTRLPTPFAQHLEDIVIAVEDFADAETLAAMGIENEWDLTGLYHGQPLTEQSVWDSASMPPRVTLYRQPLLAEWCETGVTLEALITHVVVHEIGHHFGLSDEDMHALEDSVR; from the coding sequence ATGAACGCCGGGCCGATCGGTGGCGCGCCCGGCATCGCGGATTTCGAACGACTGGCCCGCGCCGCGCTGACGCGCCTGCCCACGCCTTTTGCGCAGCATCTTGAGGACATCGTGATCGCGGTGGAGGACTTCGCCGATGCCGAAACCCTGGCGGCGATGGGCATCGAGAACGAGTGGGACCTGACCGGCCTCTACCACGGTCAGCCACTGACCGAACAATCGGTGTGGGACAGCGCCAGCATGCCGCCGCGCGTCACGCTCTATCGCCAGCCGCTATTGGCGGAATGGTGCGAAACGGGCGTGACACTGGAGGCGTTGATCACCCACGTCGTGGTGCATGAAATAGGCCATCACTTCGGGCTGAGCGACGAGGATATGCACGCGCTGGAAGACAGCGTCCGCTAG